A DNA window from Schistocerca gregaria isolate iqSchGreg1 chromosome 2, iqSchGreg1.2, whole genome shotgun sequence contains the following coding sequences:
- the LOC126334800 gene encoding cuticle protein 21-like has product MACKLIVLAALVAVARAGYLGAPAVVAPGPAIAARAYAAPVAYAAPAVRAVAAAPAAVAAEYDPHPQYSYGYSVSDAITGDSKSQQESRDGDVVQGSYSLAEPDGSIRVVDYTADPVNGFNAVVHKEAGVHAAPAIAAAPAIAAAPALAYGKAYLH; this is encoded by the exons ATGGCCTGCAAG CTGATCGTCCTCGCCGCCCTCGTGGCCGTGGCCCGCGCCGGCTACCTGGGCGCCCCCGCCGTCGTCGCCCCCGGCCCTGCCATCGCTGCccgcgcctacgccgcccccgtggcctacgccgcccccgctgtGAGGGCGGttgccgccgcccccgctgccgtcGCCGCCGAGTACGACCCGCACCCACAGTACAGCTACGGCTACAGCGTGTCTGACGCCATCACCGGCGACTCCAAGAGCCAGCAGGAGTCCCGTGACGGTGACGTCGTCCAGGGCAGCTACAGTCTGGCCGAGCCCGACGGCTCCATCCGCGTTGTCGACTACACGGCTGACCCCGTCAACGGCTTCAACGCCGTCGTGCACAAGGAGGCCGGCGTGcacgccgcccccgccatcgccgccgcccccgccatcgccgccgcccctGCCCTGGCCTACGGAAAGGCCTACCTGCATTAA